The genomic DNA tctataattttatttttttgtcacttAAACTATCCTTTGGAGTTCAAAACGTGATGTTTCCTATTATTGTTTGGAAGCGATTTATTTTTGAAGTGGGTTTAAAGTATGATAAACTGTCAAAATTGCTTTCTTTTGTTCCTGTCACttggttttaaatttgattgcaAAAATCTCTAGTTCTGTAGTATATTTGTTTCAGAGGAAGTAAACAAGCTACGAATGTAATTATAGAGTTGTTTTCATACCTAACTGGTGTTGCCACTGACATCATGGAAACCAACTACAATTAAGAAGCACGAGATAACCAAAACTATGGCTTTGCTTCAATGATCCATCAAAAGCATATATccatttattttaatagtagTAAATATGAATAGCATGAAATCTACTTGGGACACATATTACATTAATTTAGTTATCTACCGACAGTAATACTAAGgaataaacaaattgtataagTTTATTGATATAACTCGCTGTGATAGTAtctgattggatgattttaaaataagacaaaaaaaaaaaaaaacaatcatatcaTCTAATCACAAACTATCACGGATAAGtttgaacaatttatttatataaatgattttatttttttatcgtGCTTTGATTGGACTAATATCCTGAAGAACTTCTTCGGCTTCAAACCCAGAAGTGCAAGACCTTTCTAATGTCTCAGAAGAGTGAGCCAGAACAGAGAGGCCAAAGACTATTTCTCCCATACTTGGCCTTGACAAAGGCTTCTCTATAGTGCACGCCCGCGCAAATGTTGCCAAATTCATAGCACCATCAATAGGGTAGAAGCTCTCCAAGTTGGGGTCCATCCAATTTCTCAGTCTCtcctctctcttttcttcaGTTTTCAAGACCTCAGGTATCTCCTTCCACAGCATAGCAGTTTCACCATTTTCCTTGGTCCTCATAGCTTTCCTCCCAGAAAGCAACTCTAACAGAACGACCCCAAAAGCAAACACATCAACTTTTGGCGTCACATCATTTGTGGCTAGGGTGGCCAGTGAGAAATTTGCTATCTTGGCCTTAAACCTGGAGTCTAAAAGTATGTTTTTTGTTCTGATATCCCTGTGAACGATGCTGGGTTGAATATGTTCATGCAAGTATTGCAGGCCGTTGGCGACATCAAGTGCTATATATAACCTCTGGCTCCAAGTGAGAAAAGCTGCAGATTTGGGGTGCAGCCACTTATTCAACGACCCATTTTCAGCGTATTCATAAACCAATAAGCGATTTCCCTCAAAATCTGATGAAACACCCACTAATTTCACCAGATTAGCATGGTTTACTCTCTGTAGAATGCTTAGTTCCTCTGTGGCATTTTCCTTGATGTCCTTCACAGCTAAGACCTTCCCATTAATGGTTGCCCTGTAGACTGATCGTCCAATCCTGTAGTGCTCACTGAGGTTCATGGTGGCCTCCATAATCACTTTAATCTCATATACGATTGGCTTGCTCAGATAGCCTGAAACCCCTGGAAGCAGCTTGTCTTGTATTATCTTTGGCCCGAAACTTTCACTTTTAGCAAATCCCTTCACTGAAATCAAATCGGATGTCTCCAAAGAGGAACCATTGCGGGTGAATGcccttattcttttcttgtAAAAACCATGAGTGTAAACCACCCAAGCTGCTAACAATAAAAGCAAAAAAGCACCTCCAATGCTTATATCCACGATCAAATATTGTTTGAATTCTTTTCTTCTTGGAGAAGGATAAGATTGAGAGAGAATTGGCAGTTGTGACACAGGAATCAACACTGGATGATAAACAGCATCACTGAAATTTCTGTACTTATTTTCGGTTTCAATATCAGACG from Mangifera indica cultivar Alphonso chromosome 16, CATAS_Mindica_2.1, whole genome shotgun sequence includes the following:
- the LOC123198527 gene encoding serine/threonine receptor-like kinase NFP, which gives rise to MLAAHIEAQSSSINSTDFSCSTDSPASCQSYVTYLAQSGFMDLVNISTLFGVNRSMIAKASNLVSEDHSLFPNQLMLVPITCGCTGNEYFANITYQIKKGDNYYLVSITAFENLTKWQVVKDMNPSLNPNLLQIGENVTFPLFCQCPSKTQSEKGIEYLITYVWQPTDDVRHVAAKLNASPSDIETENKYRNFSDAVYHPVLIPVSQLPILSQSYPSPRRKEFKQYLIVDISIGGAFLLLLLAAWVVYTHGFYKKRIRAFTRNGSSLETSDLISVKGFAKSESFGPKIIQDKLLPGVSGYLSKPIVYEIKVIMEATMNLSEHYRIGRSVYRATINGKVLAVKDIKENATEELSILQRVNHANLVKLVGVSSDFEGNRLLVYEYAENGSLNKWLHPKSAAFLTWSQRLYIALDVANGLQYLHEHIQPSIVHRDIRTKNILLDSRFKAKIANFSLATLATNDVTPKVDVFAFGVVLLELLSGRKAMRTKENGETAMLWKEIPEVLKTEEKREERLRNWMDPNLESFYPIDGAMNLATFARACTIEKPLSRPSMGEIVFGLSVLAHSSETLERSCTSGFEAEEVLQDISPIKAR